cccgttgttcttactgttccttttccttgtagaaatatctgaaggggaaccatccatgtaaagtttacccttctgcttgaaaaactttcatctagtgtaagtacaactgtaagcataggaaaagtccctaactttgcccacttcctctctcggcttcactttgtgggtttgaaagtaatcttgggttttctcagtttcagtgtttcctgtggatgcttgatccctttgtgcctgcacgagaatttctgattatgctgcagattgaagtagttggtagataacttggcttaacagaATCATTccgcagatttgctcacagatcaccaagacaaatgagaagacctggttgtgatgtaattctgcagggcttaaaatggtgcattttaacaccagctgacggggaatgttttgatcctagaaggaagcccatacagtggatatttttattaaaagagtgcctgcttttggctgaccttaaactctctgtgaagagtttcatctggtggttcccagacttctttgagcaagggaactctggtggtctgggtgcataatggcaagctagagacgttacactctttctaaagatgtaggctactcatttattagtgacacgtaatgctcgatgggttatagctggaacacagggtgaaccaaagaagtcccatgtttatgctggaatgtgactttgtctcgaatgagaaactgtatggatgtagaaatgcctagggacaaggaattcagccataacctaaaaaaggtggatggcattacaaaaagctctgagctactttcaggcaccaaaaaggattattctctgagggtcattctaacctggtggtgctaatttgcttaagctcctcatcgtgaatggagaaaaaaagggttctgcaaaggaccctaattcagtcattctgaatcagcctacagagagacttatactggctgttgaaggagtttagttagattagcttcattaagctaagttaacccttgaaagcatcacgcagagtgtatcaaaaatcatactaggtaaaatcagtacaatgctgggagagaagatctcacaagagtctttcattcttccttcctctgatagaaacaatgctgagatttagaacaatgtgaaatactccattaagtcatatgtgcaatttttttcccctccatgatagataaccttcccagaactcatttttcagcctgtgacatttcatatttacgtttcaaaatgtatatacacaagagagttcttttctctgcctgtggttacatttcccttctaaacaagaattcaaagatcacgtgtacttataaagcaaatcatcattctgagcaatatttccaggtattcttaaagacacccattttacaaagattgctgtcagggactttgtctcccctgagggcaaacatactgcattatctgccttgtagtgcccaaggtgaacactctggccttgtccttagtgcatggaaggctaccagccatggagccagtccttcaaaatcctggaggaccaggattaaggaacataccacagagtgcacctatctccgtgccaccaaagccatggcagaatttttgtactgtggagaattaaatagctgtgaaaaaatacatgacagaaactaaacacttcataagcttaataccaatgctatatctttcttggtttgtatccacttctgatatagaactcattattaataatgaaaaaaatgctgatgaatcatgtgtctgtctttgttttcccaggtgtgtaagctgtatattgcatattgccacccgactgaccaacatggagaatgtaagcagcgTGAAGGAaatcattcttctgggcctttcaaagaaccaaggggtgcagaaaatatgttttgtggtgtttttgttcttctatattgttactgtggcaggaaatctgctcatcgttgtcactgtagttagcagtcagcgtctgaactcccccatgtatttctttctctgccacctgtccattgcagatctttgcttctcttctgccacagctcccaaaatgattgctgacttccttgttgagaagaaaaccatttcctttgggggttgcatggcacagctgtttgggttacatttcttcgGCGGCACTGAGgccttcatcctcacaatgatggcctatgatcgctactttgccatatgcagacccctgcactacaccaccctcatgaccaggcgtgtgtgtggctggatggtgatgggttcatgggtggggggctttgtgcactccctggtgcagaccctcataaccgttagcctccctttttgtggccccaacaaaattgaccactacttctgtgatgtccatcccctactacaactggcctgtgccgacacctatgttgcaggcatcattgtcgttgccaatggtggaatgatttgtttggtctctttcttcatcctggtcacgtcctacattgtcattttgtcttccttgaaaaggcgaacgtccgaagcacggtacaaagccctctccacctgtgggtcccacattactgtggtgattctcttctttgggccatgcacattcacctacatactcccatccagcaatctctcagaggacaagagcgtggctgtgttttacactgtcatcacgcccatgctgaacccactcatctacacactgagaaatgaggagatgaaaagtgccatgagaaaactatggaatagaaaagtctggagtgaaaagggtgaggtgtagaactgtggtaacattttctcaggagctgagaaaatcaagtctctctcactataattccattttggaaaatttactgaaagctcccttttgaagaaaagcttggttttagctgttgcagtaattaggaagaccctgaaagttcatgttttgattggaatggcattgtaaactctgtgactagcagggattccctttatgttctcttcttgaatagcacaggcccaggactggggcttccaagcactgctgagacaccagcagataaataaatgaatgctatcaaaaatattaaaatgtgttccaggcagagcatcccattagtccgagctctcccaggtgtaaactttccgtcagacaaactccatctactctgtaatctactcagctaggaaacgatggcccaaggtgtctgcaaggctgttggtcacctgctgctggaagcaattgtaccaaaggcttccttcccctttactttggagtaaatgccttcttaggagcactgcattgtcatatgctgaatccatgggttagcaattaaactgctgatattagatgctggttgggtcatttgctgatgcagatgatatgaggagaagcttctccccttcccattccagtgcagcaactctctgcctttctgcagtagttcacatatcactaatgccctccttcctgaccatcccctctgcccttcatctctgcctcagattttgcattttaatgtttattactaatagagaatcaaagatccaagtgaaagataaattgctcactgtaggatattgtcgccaccaaagaaagcattggggggcacaattttatgtgtcaatgaaaaaaaagagctgtttgggaataattcctgtacgcaggataactcctagcccaa
This is a stretch of genomic DNA from Apteryx mantelli isolate bAptMan1 chromosome 4, bAptMan1.hap1, whole genome shotgun sequence. It encodes these proteins:
- the LOC136992046 gene encoding olfactory receptor 4S2-like, producing the protein MENVSSVKEIILLGLSKNQGVQKICFVVFLFFYIVTVAGNLLIVVTVVSSQRLNSPMYFFLCHLSIADLCFSSATAPKMIADFLVEKKTISFGGCMAQLFGLHFFGGTEAFILTMMAYDRYFAICRPLHYTTLMTRRVCGWMVMGSWVGGFVHSLVQTLITVSLPFCGPNKIDHYFCDVHPLLQLACADTYVAGIIVVANGGMICLVSFFILVTSYIVILSSLKRRTSEARYKALSTCGSHITVVILFFGPCTFTYILPSSNLSEDKSVAVFYTVITPMLNPLIYTLRNEEMKSAMRK